The region TAAAAGAACCGTAGCCATACTCGCCGCCATTCCGACACAGTAGGTTACCACATCACAGCTGAGAAGGTTCATGGTATCATATATCGCCATACCACCAGTCACTACTCCTCCGGGGGAGTTGATATACAAATTGATATCTTTTTTGGGATCTTCCATTTCCAGGAAGAGGAGTTGGGCAATTACCAAATTGGCGATGATATCATCAATGGGTGTACCGATAAATACAATGCGGTCTTTGAGCAAGCGACTATAGATGTCCATGCTGCGCTCTCCGCGTCCTGTATTTTCAATGACATTTGGGACGTAAAAACTCACTAAATAATTCTCCTCTAAGTTAAATCGATTTTTTCCGAGACGGTAGATTGTTCCACCAAGAAATCAAGGGTCTTGTTAATCAGTATGGACTCATGCATGGAACGCAAGCGGCCCTGATCTTTTCTTAAATCTTTAGCAATTTGCTCTGGTTTTTGCTGAGTGTACATAGCTTCTTGAAAGATAATGGTTTGAAAATCCCGGTCTTCCGGTTTGATTTCCTCAAGCTCAGCTACTTTATTCAGGATCAAATTGATCTTCACACGACGCCGGGCTTGCTTGTCTGCCTCTTCCCGCATTTCAGCCAATGCCCCAT is a window of Verrucomicrobiota bacterium DNA encoding:
- a CDS encoding ATP-dependent Clp protease proteolytic subunit, producing MSFYVPNVIENTGRGERSMDIYSRLLKDRIVFIGTPIDDIIANLVIAQLLFLEMEDPKKDINLYINSPGGVVTGGMAIYDTMNLLSCDVVTYCVGMAASMATVLLAAGTPGKRFALPNSRVMIHQPSGGAGGQTSDITIAAREINRWKHTLNKVISQHTGQSEAQVEKDTDRDYYMTAEEAKTYGIVDNVIAAREIASKAKVS